The proteins below are encoded in one region of Oncorhynchus kisutch isolate 150728-3 linkage group LG14, Okis_V2, whole genome shotgun sequence:
- the LOC109903120 gene encoding guanine nucleotide-binding protein G(I)/G(S)/G(T) subunit beta-3 encodes MGEMDTLKKEADGLKAQIEAGRKAVNDTTMATLASGVAAAPRVQLKNRKTLKGHLAKIYGLHWSADNRHMVSASQDGKLLIWDTYTGNKVYAVPLKSSWVMSCSMAPSGNLVASGGLDNMCTIANIKGASPKTLRELDAHEGYLSHSRFLNDNEILTASGDTTCCLWDLETGKQKVIYKSHVGDCMCLALSPDQNSFISGACDSSAKLWDIRDGGCKQTFIGHTSDINAIAFYPSGTAVITGSDDCTLKMYDLRADQEVNGYQDAALNAGVTSVSLSSSGRLIFAGYDNFNCNIWDSLKAEKVGVLSGHDNRVSCIGVPDDGLGVCTGSWDSFLKIWN; translated from the exons GCAGGCCGCAAGGCGGTCAATGACACCACCATGGCCACTCTAGCATCTGGTGTGGCGGCTGCACCACGTGTTCAGCTGAAAAACAGAAAGACATTGAAGGGACACTTGGCCAAAATCTACGGCTTGCACTGGTCTGCTGATAACAG GCACATGGTCAGTGCCTCACAGGATGGCAAGCTTCTGATTTGGGACACCTACACCGGCAACAAG GTATATGCCGTCCCCCTCAAGTCCTCCTGGGTAATGAGTTGCTCCATGGCCCCTTCTGGCAATCTGGTGGCCAGCGGAGGTCTGGATAACATGTGCACCATCGCCAATATCAAGGGTGCCAGCCCAAAGACCCTCAGGGAGCTGGACGCACATGAAG GCTACCTTTCTCATAGCCGCTTCCTGAACGACAATGAGATCCTCACAGCATCTGGTGACACCACTTGTTGCCTGTGGGATCTGGAGACTGGCAAGCAGAAGGTGATCTACAAGAGCCACGTGGGTGACTGTATGTGCCTGGCCTTGTCACCAGACCAGAACTCTTTCATCTCAGGGGCGTGTGACTCCAGCGCCAAGCTGTGGGACATAAGAGATGGCGGCTGCAAGCAGACCTTCATCGGCCACACGAGTGACATTAACGCTATTGCG TTCTACCCTAGTGGCACTGCAGTTATCACAGGTTCCGATGACTGCACCCTCAAGATGTACGACCTCCGTGCTGACCAAGAGGTCAATGGCTACCAGGACGCTGCATTGAATGCTGGCGTCACGTCAGTCTCCCTCTCCAGCTCAGGACGCCTCATCTTCGCCGGCTACGACAACTTCAACTGCAACATCTGGGATTCTCTGAAGGCCGAGAAAGTTG gtgttctGTCTGGCCATGACAACAGAGTGAGCTGCATTGGGGTGCCAGACGATGGATTGGGTGTCTGCACAGGATCCTGGGATAGCTTCCTGAAGATCTGGAACTGA